In Carassius auratus strain Wakin chromosome 36, ASM336829v1, whole genome shotgun sequence, the following are encoded in one genomic region:
- the LOC113055006 gene encoding proline-rich protein 36-like has product MPSARGIFLFMLAVVTLNSSFGIDPEAFPEVGVAYGAASENPVRFGKLFISGQGTTPNNVKTSLLRSAESDGHQSNEEAWFLSASTKLRRLGSSVQCSNDSMILRIPGPRTPHFLIDRGDQSPVPLSEMPASCGFSLKRARRDVSLVAPYRGCNVRQEGGSYVLPLIIMGAPVQMSCPVGPLLPTVSCFSFGMIVTLGIRADNIKIKVDGSWQPLLLTCSQCSFAFETTAAGSLVVTAPFTGSCWETTDTAKQLPLLYGGREVTLSCPLTQPTVAPTMDPTTPARDQTDMQQMFDRFGKPWWYPVAPATLPPTVPPTTATMPHFQYPFQPMYPPKYPMPIFDPFYSKGDPVAPPAQQPPYPWYPKFPPYKNGFHSPVEVTTPATTVPTPAPYQPEHQYPGYPMYPPYYGQPVKPFVAPTVKYPYMLQYPKGPISGPRSPRSLSSPALLSSVYRSRR; this is encoded by the exons ATGCCTTCAGCAAGGGGCATCTTCCTTTTCATGTTGGCTGTAGTGACACTGAATTCTTCCTTCGGAATAGATCCTGAGGCCTTTCCTGAAGTAGGTGTTGCTTATGGAGCAGCCTCTGAAAACCCAGTCCGTTTTGGCAAACTTTTCATTAGTGGCCAAGGTACAACGCCTAATAATGTGAAGACCTCTTTGTTGAGGTCAGCGGAGTCTGATGGGCACCAGTCAAATGAGGAAG CATGGTTTCTGTCTGCTAGCACTAAGCTGCGCCGTCTGGGTTCTTCTGTGCAATGTAGCAATGATTCAATGATTTTGCGCATTCCAGGACCAAGAACGCCACACTTTCTAATTGACAGAG GAGACCAGTCACCAGTGCCTTTGTCTGAGATGCCAGCTAGCTGTGGCTTCTCACTGAAGCGTGCACGCAGGGATGTCTCTCTTGTTGCTCCATACCGGGGCTGTAATGTCAGACAAGAG GGTGGAAGTTATGTTCTGCCACTAATTATAATGGGTGCTCCAGTGCAAATGTCTTGCCCTGTGGGTCCTCTTCTCCCTACCGTGTCCTGCTTCTCCTTTGGCATGATTGTCACACTTGGCATCAGAGcagataatattaaaattaaag TTGATGGATCATGGCAGCCTCTGCTCCTAACATGCTCCCAATGCTCATTTGCATTTGAGACTACTGCTGCTGGTTCACTGGTTGTCACAGCCCCATTCACCGGGAGCTGTTGGGAAACTACT GATACAGCAAAGCAACTCCCTCTGTTGTACGGTGGCCGGGAAGTGACTCTTTCCTGTCCTCTGACACAGCCAACTGTAGCCCCAACCATGGACCCAACCACACCTGCCCGTGACCAAACTGACATGCAACAGATGTTTGACCGTTTTGGAAAGCCATGGTGGTATCCTGTGGCACCTGCTACCCTGCCTCCTACTGTGCCACCTACGACTGCCACTATGCCGCATTTTCAATATCCTTTCCAGCCCATGTACCCTCCCAAGTATCCCATGCCAATATTTGATCCCTTTTACTCTAAAGGTGACCCAGTTGCTCCCCCAGCACAGCAACCACCATATCCCTGGTACCCGAAGTTCCCTCCTTATAAAAATGGCTTCCACAGCCCAGTTGAAGTGACCACTCCTGCAACAACCGTACCCACCCCTGCCCCATACCAGCCTGAGCACCAGTATCCAGGTTATCCAATGTACCCACCGTACTATGGTCAACCTGTTAAGCCTTTTGTGGCTCCAACTGTAAAATACCCTTACATGCTCCAGTATCCTAAGGGTCCAATCTCTGGTCCCCGCAGCCCTAGGTCACTGTCTTCCCCTGCATTGTTATCCTCTGTCTACAGGTCTCGTAGATGA
- the LOC113055007 gene encoding transmembrane and coiled-coil domains protein 1-like isoform X2, whose product MDQGGSEQPGTEEPDSGGRAEREASRRVSEPDHGLSKITHNALENMGTLGHGLKHFFQPQRRRSSVSPHDFASSSTGPILEPQEAGPELGEVPALTVAAPNSEPYTSAPPAALSRVLLQIRGPPMMKRGTSLQSRRSKAGGGGEAPQKGSPQIHRRSTQETLLQVGRPRSSSTTDTPSSPAFSDMLLTSGYHSTEEADRDRLELLGPAMSPNALSTSSDGGQYGVDSVDGTPDPQRTKQAIAQLQQKILKLTEQIKIEQTARDDNVAEYLKLANNADKQQSARIKQVFEKKNQKSAQTIQQLQRKLEHYHRKLREVEHNGIPRQPKDVLRDMHQGLKDVGAKVKTFFTVCCVEGCV is encoded by the exons ATGGACCAGGGTGGTAGCGAGCAGCCTGGAACAGAGGAGCCAGACTCTGGGGGTCGAGCAGAGAGGGAGGCGAGCAGGAGGGTGTCCGAGCCTGATCATGGCCTGTCCAAAATTACTCACAATGCCTTGGAGAACATGGGCACACTGGGCCACGGTTTGAAGCACTTCTTCCAACCTCAGCGCAGACGCTCGTCTGTGTCGCCGCACGACTTCGCATCTTCCTCCACAGGCCCCATACTTGAGCCCCAAGAAGCGGGGCCAGAGTTGGGGGAAGTGCCTGCCTTGACAGTTGCCGCCCCTAACTCTGAACCCTACACTTCCGCCCCCCCTGCAGCTCTGAGCCGTGTGCTGCTGCAAATTCGAGGCCCCCCCATGATGAAGAGAGGGACCAGCCTGCAGAGCCGCCGCAGCAAGGCAGGGGGGGGAGGGGAGGCCCCCCAGAAAGGCAGCCCCCAGATCCACAGGCGCAGTACTCAGGAGACATTGCTGCAGGTGGGACGGCCACGCTCCTCCTCCACCACTGATACACCCAGCAGCCCAGCTTTTTCGGACATGTTGCTGACCTCTGGCTACCACTCCACTGAGGAGGCTGATCGG GATCGTTTAGAGTTGTTGGGCCCTGCCATGTCTCCCAATGCTCTGTCAACCAGTTCAGACGGCGGTCAGTACGGTGTGGATTCAGTGGATGGAACTCCAGACCCTCAGCGCACCAAGCAGGCCATCGCTCAGCTGCAGCAGAAGATCCTCAAACTCACAGAGCAGATTAAAATCGAACAAACGGCAAGAGATGACAATGTAGCCGAGTACCTGAAGCTGGCCAACAATGCAGACAAACAGCAGAGCGCTCGCATCAAGCAAGTGTTTGAGAAGAAAAACCAGAAATCTGCGCAGACCATCCAGCAGCTGCAGAGGAAGCTAGAGCATTACCACCGCAAGCTCAGAGAGGTGGAGCACAACGGAATCCCACGCCAACCCAAAGATGTCCTGCGAGACATGCACCAGGGTCTGAAGGATGTGGGTGCCAAGGTAAAGACTTTCTTTACAGTGTGCTGTGTTGAAGGTTGTGTTTAG
- the LOC113055007 gene encoding transmembrane and coiled-coil domains protein 1-like isoform X1: MDQGGSEQPGTEEPDSGGRAEREASRRVSEPDHGLSKITHNALENMGTLGHGLKHFFQPQRRRSSVSPHDFASSSTGPILEPQEAGPELGEVPALTVAAPNSEPYTSAPPAALSRVLLQIRGPPMMKRGTSLQSRRSKAGGGGEAPQKGSPQIHRRSTQETLLQVGRPRSSSTTDTPSSPAFSDMLLTSGYHSTEEADRQDRLELLGPAMSPNALSTSSDGGQYGVDSVDGTPDPQRTKQAIAQLQQKILKLTEQIKIEQTARDDNVAEYLKLANNADKQQSARIKQVFEKKNQKSAQTIQQLQRKLEHYHRKLREVEHNGIPRQPKDVLRDMHQGLKDVGAKVKTFFTVCCVEGCV; the protein is encoded by the exons ATGGACCAGGGTGGTAGCGAGCAGCCTGGAACAGAGGAGCCAGACTCTGGGGGTCGAGCAGAGAGGGAGGCGAGCAGGAGGGTGTCCGAGCCTGATCATGGCCTGTCCAAAATTACTCACAATGCCTTGGAGAACATGGGCACACTGGGCCACGGTTTGAAGCACTTCTTCCAACCTCAGCGCAGACGCTCGTCTGTGTCGCCGCACGACTTCGCATCTTCCTCCACAGGCCCCATACTTGAGCCCCAAGAAGCGGGGCCAGAGTTGGGGGAAGTGCCTGCCTTGACAGTTGCCGCCCCTAACTCTGAACCCTACACTTCCGCCCCCCCTGCAGCTCTGAGCCGTGTGCTGCTGCAAATTCGAGGCCCCCCCATGATGAAGAGAGGGACCAGCCTGCAGAGCCGCCGCAGCAAGGCAGGGGGGGGAGGGGAGGCCCCCCAGAAAGGCAGCCCCCAGATCCACAGGCGCAGTACTCAGGAGACATTGCTGCAGGTGGGACGGCCACGCTCCTCCTCCACCACTGATACACCCAGCAGCCCAGCTTTTTCGGACATGTTGCTGACCTCTGGCTACCACTCCACTGAGGAGGCTGATCGG CAGGATCGTTTAGAGTTGTTGGGCCCTGCCATGTCTCCCAATGCTCTGTCAACCAGTTCAGACGGCGGTCAGTACGGTGTGGATTCAGTGGATGGAACTCCAGACCCTCAGCGCACCAAGCAGGCCATCGCTCAGCTGCAGCAGAAGATCCTCAAACTCACAGAGCAGATTAAAATCGAACAAACGGCAAGAGATGACAATGTAGCCGAGTACCTGAAGCTGGCCAACAATGCAGACAAACAGCAGAGCGCTCGCATCAAGCAAGTGTTTGAGAAGAAAAACCAGAAATCTGCGCAGACCATCCAGCAGCTGCAGAGGAAGCTAGAGCATTACCACCGCAAGCTCAGAGAGGTGGAGCACAACGGAATCCCACGCCAACCCAAAGATGTCCTGCGAGACATGCACCAGGGTCTGAAGGATGTGGGTGCCAAGGTAAAGACTTTCTTTACAGTGTGCTGTGTTGAAGGTTGTGTTTAG
- the LOC113055007 gene encoding transmembrane and coiled-coil domains protein 1-like isoform X3 gives MMKRGTSLQSRRSKAGGGGEAPQKGSPQIHRRSTQETLLQVGRPRSSSTTDTPSSPAFSDMLLTSGYHSTEEADRQDRLELLGPAMSPNALSTSSDGGQYGVDSVDGTPDPQRTKQAIAQLQQKILKLTEQIKIEQTARDDNVAEYLKLANNADKQQSARIKQVFEKKNQKSAQTIQQLQRKLEHYHRKLREVEHNGIPRQPKDVLRDMHQGLKDVGAKVKTFFTVCCVEGCV, from the exons ATGATGAAGAGAGGGACCAGCCTGCAGAGCCGCCGCAGCAAGGCAGGGGGGGGAGGGGAGGCCCCCCAGAAAGGCAGCCCCCAGATCCACAGGCGCAGTACTCAGGAGACATTGCTGCAGGTGGGACGGCCACGCTCCTCCTCCACCACTGATACACCCAGCAGCCCAGCTTTTTCGGACATGTTGCTGACCTCTGGCTACCACTCCACTGAGGAGGCTGATCGG CAGGATCGTTTAGAGTTGTTGGGCCCTGCCATGTCTCCCAATGCTCTGTCAACCAGTTCAGACGGCGGTCAGTACGGTGTGGATTCAGTGGATGGAACTCCAGACCCTCAGCGCACCAAGCAGGCCATCGCTCAGCTGCAGCAGAAGATCCTCAAACTCACAGAGCAGATTAAAATCGAACAAACGGCAAGAGATGACAATGTAGCCGAGTACCTGAAGCTGGCCAACAATGCAGACAAACAGCAGAGCGCTCGCATCAAGCAAGTGTTTGAGAAGAAAAACCAGAAATCTGCGCAGACCATCCAGCAGCTGCAGAGGAAGCTAGAGCATTACCACCGCAAGCTCAGAGAGGTGGAGCACAACGGAATCCCACGCCAACCCAAAGATGTCCTGCGAGACATGCACCAGGGTCTGAAGGATGTGGGTGCCAAGGTAAAGACTTTCTTTACAGTGTGCTGTGTTGAAGGTTGTGTTTAG